Proteins from a single region of bacterium:
- a CDS encoding carbohydrate ABC transporter permease produces MTRRSARQVATVLWALGVGALAFIWVFPLLWAVSTSFRPPGSLGSQIASLWVQHPSLANFREAWNSAPFVRLYYNTAVVVFGVLGAQLVTITLAAYAFARIEFPGRDLLFRLFLLQLMVAPSSLILPNFVTIKTLGLLNTRLAIMIPYFASAFGTFLLRQTFRGVPRDLEDAAAIDGCTTFRTLWHVFIPLARPTLVAFSIVSVVYHYNEFLWPLIITDTDRARTVTVGLASFTQSAEAAAQWNLIAAGTVIVILPLLVLFVLFQRRFVESFMFSGLKG; encoded by the coding sequence GTGACCAGGCGATCGGCCCGGCAGGTCGCGACGGTCCTTTGGGCGCTCGGCGTCGGCGCGCTCGCGTTCATTTGGGTGTTTCCGCTGCTGTGGGCGGTCTCGACGTCGTTTCGGCCGCCCGGCTCCCTCGGCAGCCAGATCGCCTCGCTGTGGGTGCAGCATCCGTCGCTCGCCAACTTCCGCGAGGCCTGGAACTCGGCGCCGTTCGTGCGCCTATACTACAATACCGCGGTCGTGGTGTTCGGCGTGCTCGGCGCGCAGCTGGTCACGATCACGCTCGCCGCGTACGCGTTCGCGCGGATCGAGTTTCCCGGCAGGGATCTGCTCTTCCGTCTCTTCCTGCTGCAGCTGATGGTCGCGCCGTCGTCGCTGATCCTTCCGAACTTCGTCACGATCAAGACGCTCGGGCTCCTTAACACGCGGCTCGCGATCATGATCCCCTACTTCGCCTCGGCGTTCGGCACGTTCTTGCTGCGCCAGACGTTCCGCGGCGTCCCTCGCGACCTCGAGGACGCCGCGGCGATCGACGGGTGCACGACGTTTCGGACGCTGTGGCACGTGTTCATCCCGCTGGCCCGGCCGACGCTCGTGGCGTTTTCGATCGTGAGCGTCGTCTACCACTACAACGAATTTCTGTGGCCGTTGATCATCACGGACACCGATCGGGCCCGCACCGTCACGGTCGGCCTCGCGTCGTTCACGCAATCCGCGGAAGCGGCGGCGCAGTGGAATCTGATCGCCGCCGGCACCGTGATCGTGATTCTGCCCCTCCTCGTCCTCTTCGTTCTGTTCCAGCGGCGGTTCGTCGAGAGCTTCATGTTCTCGGGGCTCAAGGGCTGA
- a CDS encoding sugar ABC transporter permease yields MAQTHASTLPTAGPATTTSASARRRRRRAATQGYLFLLPSLAFLAIFTYYPILTSAELSLYRATATVRSHAFVGAGNYLAIAADPIFHQVVRNSAEFLAGTVPVTVALALTLALLLNRAHLLVTPFRTAFFYPALLPLIGAAAIWLFVYTPGYGLMDVYLKRIVGGNAHWLQDPTWALPAVMLVTIWKNAGYYMLFYLAGLQTISAELYEAARIEGASPWQVFRRITFPLLGPTTLFVLVIASINAFQSVDQIWIMTAGGPDNTTNVLLFYIYQTAFMFFDFGKAAALTMFLLAVLMGIAAVSFGLLERRIHYEV; encoded by the coding sequence GTGGCGCAAACCCACGCCTCGACGCTTCCAACGGCGGGCCCGGCCACCACGACGTCCGCGTCCGCGCGCCGCCGCCGCCGCCGTGCCGCGACGCAGGGCTATCTCTTTCTGCTGCCGTCGCTCGCGTTTCTTGCCATCTTCACTTACTACCCGATCCTGACGTCGGCGGAACTGAGCCTCTACCGCGCCACCGCCACCGTCCGCAGCCACGCGTTCGTCGGCGCCGGCAACTACCTTGCGATCGCCGCGGACCCCATCTTCCACCAGGTCGTGCGCAACAGCGCGGAGTTCCTCGCCGGCACCGTCCCGGTCACCGTCGCCCTCGCGCTGACGCTCGCGCTCCTCCTGAACCGGGCGCACCTGCTCGTCACGCCGTTCCGCACCGCGTTCTTCTATCCGGCGCTGCTGCCACTCATCGGCGCCGCGGCGATCTGGCTGTTCGTCTACACGCCAGGCTACGGCCTCATGGACGTCTATCTCAAGCGGATCGTCGGCGGGAACGCCCACTGGCTGCAGGACCCGACCTGGGCGCTGCCGGCCGTCATGCTCGTCACGATCTGGAAGAACGCCGGCTACTACATGCTGTTCTATCTCGCCGGCCTGCAGACGATCTCCGCCGAGCTGTACGAAGCGGCGCGGATCGAAGGCGCGTCTCCGTGGCAGGTCTTCCGGCGGATCACCTTTCCGCTGCTCGGCCCGACGACGCTGTTCGTTCTCGTGATCGCCAGCATCAACGCGTTCCAGTCGGTTGACCAGATCTGGATCATGACGGCCGGCGGGCCGGACAACACGACGAACGTGCTGCTGTTCTACATCTACCAGACCGCTTTCATGTTCTTCGACTTCGGGAAGGCCGCCGCGCTGACGATGTTTCTGCTCGCGGTCCTGATGGGGATCGCCGCGGTGAGCTTCGGGCTGCTCGAGCGGCGGATCCACTACGAGGTGTAG